CCCAACGGGGTCACGCCGACGCTCGGTCCCGACGCCACCGGTGTCGGCTGGGCCTACCAGTACGCCATCACCAGCGATCGCCGGAACCTCGCCGAGACCCGGTCGATGCAGGACTGGAACCTGAAGTTCGGCCTGGCAAAGGCGGAGGGCGTGTCGGAGGTCGCCAGCGTCGGCGGCTTCGTCAAGCAATACAACATCGTCGTCGACCCGCAGCGCATGCGCGACCTTGGCATCACCCTCGACAAGATCCGCGACGTCGTGCGGGCCAGCAACACCGACGTCGGCGGTCGAACCGTCGAGCTCTCCGAGTTCGAGTTCATCGTGCGCGGCCGCGGCTACCTGCGTGGGACCGACGACATCGGCAAGGTCATGCTGAAGTCCGACAACGGCACGCCCGTGCTCCTCAAAGACGTCGCCCGTATCGAGCTCGGCCCCGACGAGCGGCGGGGCATCACCGACCTCGACGGCAAGGGGGAGGTCGCCGGCGGCATCACCCTGCAGCGCTTCGGCTCGAACGCGCTCGACGTCATCGACAACGTCAAGAAGCGGATGGCCGAGCTGCTTCCGAGCCTGCCGGAGGGCACGAAGATCGTCCCGGTCTACGACCGCTCGCGCCTCATCGAGTCGGCGATAGAGACCCTGAAGCACACGCTGTTCGAGGAGAGCGTCGTCGTCGCGCTCGTCTGCATCATCTTCCTGCTGCATGTCCGCAGCGCGCTCGTCGCGATCCTGATGCTGCCGGTCGGTATCCTGATGGCGTTCGGCGCCATGCGCCTGCTGGGGCTCGGCGCCAACATCATGAGCCTGGGCGGCATCGCGATCGCGATCGGCGCGATGATCGATGGCGCTGTCGTCATGATCGAGAACGCCCACAAGCACCTCGAACGCGCACCCCGGGTGCGGACCGACGCGAGATCCTCATCGAGGCGGCGAGAGAGGTCGGGCCAGCGCTGTTCTTCAGCCTGCTCGTTATCACAGTATCTTTCACGCCGATCTTCACTCTGGAGTCTCAGGAGGGCCGGCTGTTCGGGCCGCTCGCCTTCACCAAGACCTTCTCGATGGCGGCGGCCGCCATCCTGTCGATCACACTGGTCCCGGTGCTGATGGTGTTCTTCATCCGCGGCAAGATCATCGCCGAGCACCGAAACCCGGAAACCGGGCGCTGATCTGGCTCTATCGCCCGATCATCCAGGCAGTCCTGCGCCACAAAGTCGTGACGCTCGTCGCGGCGGTGGCGATCTTGGCGGCCAGCGTCTTCCCGGCGCGCCAGCTCGGCAGCGAGTTCATGCCGAGCCTCAACGAGGGCACGCTGCTCTACATGCCGACGACGCTGCCCGGCATCTCGATCACCAAGGCGGCCGATCTCCTGCAGACGCAGGATCGCATCATCAAGAGCTTCCCGGAGGTCGCCTCGGTCTACGGCAAGGCCGGCAGGGCGGAAACGGCGACCGACCCCGCCCCGACCGAGATGTTCGAGACGGTGGTCAGCTTGAAGCCGAAGGAAGAGTGGCCTGCCGGCATGACCATCGAAGGCCTGCAGGCCGACCTCGACAAGGCGCTGCAGTTCCCAGGCGTCTCGAACGCCTGGACGATGCCGATCAAGGCACGCACCGACATGCTGGCGACCGGCATCCGGACGCCGGTCGGCATCAAGGTTCTTGGCAAGGACCTAGGAGATATGGAGAAGGCCGCCCGCCAGATCGAGGCGGTCGTTCGCAAGGTGCCCGGCACAAGCAGCGCTTACGCGGAGCGGGTGATCGGCGGCTACTACCTCGAGATCATTCCCGACCGTGACGCGCTCGCGCGCTACGGCCTGATGGTCGGCGACCTCCAGGACACGATCGGCATGGCGCTCGGTGGCGATGCGGTGACGACGACCGTCGAGGGGCGCGAGCGCTACAGCGTGAACGTGCGCTACCCGCGCGATATGCGCAGCGATCCGAAGGCGATCGCCCGCGACGTGCTGATCTCGATGCCGGCCGGCGGGACGGTCCCGCTCGGCGAAGTGGCGAAGGTGCAGCTCGGACGCGGCCCGACCTCGATCCGGACCGAAAACGGGCAACTCGCGGTCTACATCTACGTCGACATCACCGGCCGCGACCTCGGCGGATACGTCGCCGATGCCCAGAAGGCGGTTGATGATCAGGTGAAGCTGCCGCCGGGCACGATCGTCCAGTGGAGCGGCCAGTTCGAATATCTGCAACGCGCGATCGAGAAGCTCAAGGTTGTCGTGCCGCTG
This Beijerinckiaceae bacterium RH AL1 DNA region includes the following protein-coding sequences:
- the cusA_1 gene encoding copper/silver efflux system, membrane component (ID:RHAL1_00299;~source:Prodigal:2.6), giving the protein MIGKLIAWSARNVVLVMVATLFAVAGGLYALRHLPLDAIPDLSDTQVIVYTDYPGQAPQVVEDQVTYPLTTAMLTVPKSKVVRGLSFFGVSFVYVIFEDGTDIYWARSRVLEYLNTAAKRLPNGVTPTLGPDATGVGWAYQYAITSDRRNLAETRSMQDWNLKFGLAKAEGVSEVASVGGFVKQYNIVVDPQRMRDLGITLDKIRDVVRASNTDVGGRTVELSEFEFIVRGRGYLRGTDDIGKVMLKSDNGTPVLLKDVARIELGPDERRGITDLDGKGEVAGGITLQRFGSNALDVIDNVKKRMAELLPSLPEGTKIVPVYDRSRLIESAIETLKHTLFEESVVVALVCIIFLLHVRSALVAILMLPVGILMAFGAMRLLGLGANIMSLGGIAIAIGAMIDGAVVMIENAHKHLERAPRVRTDARSSSRRRERSGQRCSSACSLSQYLSRRSSLWSLRRAGCSGRSPSPRPSRWRRPPSCRSHWSRC
- the cusA_2 gene encoding copper/silver efflux system, membrane component (ID:RHAL1_00300;~source:Prodigal:2.6); its protein translation is MAAAAILSITLVPVLMVFFIRGKIIAEHRNPETGR
- the cusA_3 gene encoding copper/silver efflux system, membrane component (ID:RHAL1_00301;~source:Prodigal:2.6); this encodes MTLVAAVAILAASVFPARQLGSEFMPSLNEGTLLYMPTTLPGISITKAADLLQTQDRIIKSFPEVASVYGKAGRAETATDPAPTEMFETVVSLKPKEEWPAGMTIEGLQADLDKALQFPGVSNAWTMPIKARTDMLATGIRTPVGIKVLGKDLGDMEKAARQIEAVVRKVPGTSSAYAERVIGGYYLEIIPDRDALARYGLMVGDLQDTIGMALGGDAVTTTVEGRERYSVNVRYPRDMRSDPKAIARDVLISMPAGGTVPLGEVAKVQLGRGPTSIRTENGQLAVYIYVDITGRDLGGYVADAQKAVDDQVKLPPGTIVQWSGQFEYLQRAIEKLKVVVPLTLLIIFLLLFLNFGRMTETLIVMLSLPFSLVGGLWFLWWLGFNMSVAVAVGFIALAGVAAETGVVMLIYLDQALAEVKAERVAAGRAFTKADLSEAIMLGAVERVRPKMMTVVAIMAGLLPILWSTGTGSEVMQRIAVPMIGGMVSSTVLTLVVIPALYALIKGYGLSNAQEAQIPTEEHAVFETRWAAE